One region of Priestia megaterium genomic DNA includes:
- the rpsU gene encoding 30S ribosomal protein S21, with the protein MSRTVVRKNESLEDALRRFKRSVSKTGTLQEARKREFYEKPSVKRKKKSEAARKRKF; encoded by the coding sequence ATGTCAAGAACAGTTGTTCGTAAAAACGAATCGCTTGAAGATGCTCTTCGTCGCTTCAAACGTTCAGTTTCAAAAACTGGTACGTTACAAGAAGCAAGAAAGCGCGAATTCTATGAAAAGCCTAGCGTAAAGCGTAAGAAGAAATCTGAAGCTGCTAGAAAACGCAAGTTCTAA